A DNA window from Hevea brasiliensis isolate MT/VB/25A 57/8 chromosome 2, ASM3005281v1, whole genome shotgun sequence contains the following coding sequences:
- the LOC110639771 gene encoding uncharacterized protein LOC110639771 → MQCHLEKQAAFKNQGPRSFSIPCLIGNMNIDKALCDLSLSVSLMLLSICQKLNVEELRPIIISFQLVDRSVKYPFDILENIPIKVGKFFIFVDFVVLEIEEDVQIPNILGKPILATVKAIIDIKNGWLTLKVGEEEVEFNLFRVMKHKPDPNKCLRIDIIDKLVKEEFHKRYLKDPLEACIVHSNIVDDDNKEITAYA, encoded by the coding sequence atgcagtgccatcttGAAAAACAAGCTGCCTTCAAAAATCAAGGACCTAGAAGCTTCTCTATACCTTGTCTTATTGGCAACATGAACATAGACAAAGCTCTTTGCGATCTTAGTTTAAGTGTAAGTTTGATGCTCCTGTCAATATGCCAAAAGCTGAATGTTGAAGAGCTTAGACCAATAATAATTTCCTTCCAATTGGTGGACAGATCTGTTAAGTATCCATTTGACATCTTGGAGAACATCCCCATCAAAGTAGGCaagttttttatttttgttgACTTTGTTGTCTTGGAGATagaagaagatgttcaaattcccAATATATTGGGAAAGCCTATCTTAGCAACCGTCAAAGCTATCATAGATATTAAAAATGGGTGGTTAACTCTCAAAGTaggagaggaggaagtagagttcAACCTGTTTAGAGTAATGAAACACAAGCCAGATCCTAACAAATGCCTAAGGATTGACATTATAGATAAGCTAGTTAAAGAGGAATTCCATAAGAGATAtcttaaagatcctcttgaagcatgcataGTACATAGTAACATAGTAGATGATGATAACAAAGAAATTACAGCTTATGCATAG